In a genomic window of Candidatus Binatia bacterium:
- the truA gene encoding tRNA pseudouridine(38-40) synthase TruA, protein MRYRAVVAYDGTAYRGWQAQSEGPTLQQTIEKALSTVLREPIRIAAAGRTDAGVHARGQVIAFDATADLAEAPEPGARDGRSPLERVWRSVNAVLPQDIVLRTLERTRPDFDPRRDAIRRAYLYRIWNHEVRSPFELRTAWHVREPLDVAAMAEAAAVLVGEHDFASFQGADNVPRPSVRVVVRSDVERDGEIVRYAVEANSFARHMVRNVVGQLVEIGRGRKPVSWMRELLAARDRRLAAPPAPPHGLSLEWVRYP, encoded by the coding sequence ATGCGCTACCGTGCCGTGGTCGCCTACGACGGCACCGCGTACCGAGGCTGGCAGGCGCAGAGCGAGGGCCCGACCTTGCAGCAGACGATCGAGAAGGCGCTGTCGACGGTCCTGCGCGAGCCGATCCGCATCGCGGCGGCCGGCCGCACCGACGCCGGCGTGCACGCGCGCGGGCAGGTGATCGCCTTCGACGCGACGGCGGACCTCGCGGAGGCGCCCGAGCCCGGCGCGCGCGACGGACGCTCGCCGCTCGAGCGGGTCTGGCGCTCGGTCAACGCCGTGCTGCCGCAGGACATCGTCCTGCGCACGCTCGAGCGCACGCGTCCCGACTTCGATCCGCGCCGCGACGCGATCCGGCGCGCGTACCTCTACCGCATCTGGAACCACGAGGTGCGCTCGCCATTCGAGCTGCGCACGGCGTGGCACGTGCGCGAGCCGCTCGACGTCGCGGCGATGGCGGAGGCCGCCGCGGTGCTCGTCGGCGAGCACGACTTCGCGAGCTTCCAGGGTGCGGACAACGTGCCGCGTCCGAGCGTCCGGGTGGTCGTGCGCAGCGACGTCGAGCGCGACGGCGAGATCGTGCGCTACGCGGTCGAGGCGAACTCGTTCGCGCGTCACATGGTGCGCAACGTCGTCGGCCAGCTCGTCGAGATCGGACGTGGGCGAAAGCCGGTCTCCTGGATGCGCGAGCTGCTCGCGGCGCGCGACCGCCGTCTCGCGGCCCCGCCCGCGCCGCCGCACGGCCTGTCGCTCGAGTGGGTGCGCTACCCGTGA